AGCAgtcatcggatgcagatcgagcaggcagtgtttCAAACAGCTATCGAAATGCCATctgtccaagaaactctctttgaaaagcttctaaCGCTGCGGGAAGAAGTTAGATTAcaggaaatgtgtgagataaataatatagtggaagtacagggctcatttgaaagagcgattgtaaacagaatacgtcattttactaacgaagagtttcggcttctcgttagggtgcatactcgtattttgttacgacgcgaaagtccgaactttcatctattgtttattcacaaatttagtttcttttcctgcaacgttatgttagctgaactaagagagttgatggacgatcacggaagtgattgtgatatttttggtgagttttaacttttttaaaaaatttcaaggcttcgtctattgtcggattgcgaaagattttaattttacattaactttttctttccatatagtagaagaataggaagtgagcctggaggaggaggagaatttaatttaaccttgaatcctttaccagattttattttttctatcatcaaatcaccaacctgtgtaggtgtgacaaattatagctttcactcacactgtctcaattcagaggttgattaagaaataattcgtaatattttattttaaaagaaaccatgctaTACAGTTTTTCAAGCAATATTtcggctacgtggcagcacgttcttttgttttgttaaaacactgtcgtgtttgatgtctttgttcactgaagttctttgctgttgttctttgcggtgaattcacgcgcccctaactgattcattagacgatttattatttcatcttccgtgctgaacatatatattcgatataattgttgatgagatagcacatcatgtgttagcctaactaatttattcgttcagagatcataatgctttttttttgtgtgttagccatcttggacaaagataataagaaatcacagacatgacactcatgtatgggctgtttgacctcgaagagtacaaacagttgccgacgtatccaacaaaaatggcgagatgtttttgttttattccgtatgtaaaaattcatactatcgcgttcgtaacaacggaatgtcttaatcaacctctgatttcagactttatccgagttttttttaatttttttttaactagtacaatgatatttcatagataacatttattgatgtaaggttagtaaacagtgtgtgtgtgtgtctaacgTCGagattttacagctagatgtgtttTCTGTCGAAAAATAATTAAAAGGTAAGTAGTCgaaggaaaaaaaaatattttattaaactaagcactttttgtCTCAACCTTTACTGCTCACCAGTTGGCTAGTCGTTAGTAGCTAACCTTCTACAGGTAAgcaggagaggagcgattcttttttagaaaaaaaatctcatatcctgttcacctttcgccagcaagtaaccttgtaaagcaaatccagttgctgcaattatttcacatgtagctgtctcaccttgagcattgagaggaactccagcaagtaacttttagaagcaaatctactcacaggaccttgcctttcaagaaatatttacctcttacataaagacctctgggtaagtgtagttaacatttcctacatgcaccctaacaagtaaaagaactctgcaaaaaaaaaaatatatatatatatatatatatatatatatatatataaaaatttagtaccatatctaacatgatgaattatgtttaaatgtctttcctgtcaccaacataatcaatttaagaggtaatcacataggcaagtagggtagttttttttttttttttttgctaattgcacTAAGCAGTTAATTACATTCAATAGAGGTtctttttaaatctctactagaagagtaaggttaatagtgaacttgttttgctcttacactACCTTTCAGTataaagatactcaattacgcactataacaagtgatgttacctatcacgcccacccacctaggcatagcagtagaaagctaccgcaaggagcgacattccacacttgtgtgtagccttgacagcgagaggcgccctcCGAACGtgccttggcaagtgagaggccccttcagggggagaggaagcgcacgggcatgcgcagtggctgccgctggtccagaattcttctctcgcagcgctggtccagaattcttgttTCTACTCTactgacattctacccgagacaatagatccagataatattaaagatctttggaagaaggctaaagccaatcttaaggtgtttcatgaaaaggttagggaaagatatgatcgtggacggagacccaccaatttgaagataggtgaccaggtgatggtcaaaaattttgttcccgcggacaagcttgcccccagatttcatgggccgtgtataattctctattttcttacgccggtcacattattattaagcaatccagccaccgagatgatatttagggttcacctgttgcaggtgaaaccggtataatttctgtgctaacttgcttcatatgattttgaaagaaatatgaagttttttttttttgaggggtttcacttttaaggccttctgccctttgtataatatttttttaaatatttaagcatttattgtaaaccctccccgcacagttaaactgccatcctgtccttgccacggccattaccacgctcccgtctcctgctccacaacacataGTGGCTTGCatatgaaaagaatttctccacgccgctggctcctcaacctcaccacaatttatgtaccctactatcattctggttcaacaaaaattctgccaTCGAGCTTTAATGtatcagtgcccccgcagccgcgcgtcgccgtgccgcgactgggatagaggaagggccccctctacacCAGCGATGTCgacttgtgcacggcgagccggagccctcctcccagccaaggctgatgtgcggcgcacaacctgctacttgcccgcagccggtatatgttcaccgcgggcgcggcgtgcttaaACACCTctactcccctcatagtgcggacgagcggtatctcagggtacttgaggggtccgagcggcctcctctggactcaagcagcggcggctggcctggccgtcaaagtaatcggcaactgatatatttagtcagttacatggacgtttcacatcaacaattattacctttttggattttactgcaatatctggtggacttggaaaattttttttctctttcaagaatttaaagtttttccttctgaattcaacttctacaaacaaaGACATTACATCCGCaataactataaagaattttgaaaccggaccaaaccaaatttagaaaattttataaatgcttctgcaatatcatcataacttggaccttgttttcaaacaaatttcatgtctCACCCCTGGAGGGaattttgggggggaggtctgtaccgggcggtacacctccacgccgctaattcaaaccttgcgccagttgaaacttctctgctggaggaagtctgaactttatctactgtgttaattttcaagtttatcagatgatgtcactacttggaaattttgaagtttctgaactgggtcgttttcgatgtatttttgttttgcctgtagtaagaagtgtgaacattctcttctagaggacactacggaagaactacaattgtgcaccctggtgcgaagtgaaagaactatgtttttggagaaaatttgaattcataagtttgttctttgttaaatttcttgcagtcatgttttaagttggcaatattaaccctttctttccccttgttttgaatttagccaatcccgaatttctcgaattaattttccaccaattatgtgtttcttcttcatcttgtgtaggggttttcttggttaaccaataaaattcttgtgggagggtgttctcattcctgaaacgtctcgaactttccgcgagagtatataaactgctgattttcgggtctctgcgccacttcagtaacatttttcagtgtgtaaagtacgtagcagggggcgggaagcgcctctttcttcgggcagcagtacatccacaaagtaatggccgtttaataacttctttttttgctagctcagcagtttagctctcggggcaggtccgaagccttttaccatgtaacttcccttaaaatgtaaaaacacttggtatctattctatctttttaaactacaaatcgggatagagtgtgcttaaccctctcgagctcccactcatattgcattgaggtgaacttattttcacaacctttcttccttaacgtaatgtaaattgttccttctataagtcacttctttagtatgggattagcccttgcattagcggcctagagccagattaggttttaaacaaaatgtattaggagtgcaagatcgcctcctctcaaattggtattttagaggccagttaattaacctgtttctttacttaataggcctcagtaggtcgggtatttttacccctgtgtataggtccttggaggacagcttgaacgtggagtttggtgtggcctttgataggcttaaattttgagagcacgttgctctttcttgaaaattgtgttttctgcgcgcctcgaggaggctttactgtgtaattgggagcaagtgctcctgggcatgattggggtcttctgcccctttgttgacttgtgtatatcgtaaggttgggcttatagctcaagaattcggtgtctggctctcggagcccaaatcctgtaatcaccgTTATTGTACTTTTTTCGAATTGTTTCGGCTGCTGTGTACCTGTtcaatttatttcttattcttcattttgaaaagaaaatataaccttgttaaattttaccttaactttaatttcgtagtttgagacccgttcacccccgcaccttctttcacctctgctgttccacagatacctcggaagaGTTACTATCTTCTGAGccctagctctatgctattctagCCTGTATTTAAAACACACAGACTTGTCCATGATGATAaaatcattctctctctctctattcaaATGCAGGTGCCCCAACAGAAGATTGGAAGGTCATGCTGGATGTTAACGTTCTTGGACTGTCGATCTGTACTCGTGAAGCCGTCCAGAATATGAGGTCCAGAGGAGTGGATGATGGTCATATCGTTCATATCAGCAGGTAAAATTATCATATAATAGATGTTATAAATCTAATGATCGGAATTGTTTTGTATACAGGACCAAAGGTACAAATTACAAAATACAATATATAATGCATAACAGGATAATGAAGGGAACAAGGCCTTAGTGCAGAGGGAACATGATGGATGCAGTTGCCTCTTTTTCTTTAGAAAGGAACTGCTTTCTTCATGGGAAAAGTAGTTTCCTGAGTCTATCAACATTTTTCTTCACTCTTATGAATAGTGTTAGCAGCGATTCTGACCAACCCCCCAATGTCTACTAACACTCGTTATTATGATTTTTACCCAACATATGATAACTTAATCCATATCGTCTTCAATTTGACTACGCATTTTTAACCTTTGTTTTTTGAAAACAGATCTAACCTCAACATGCACGTTTTGTCATACTAATCCTATCCATTGATGCCTTGGGTTCGATACTCTGGTCCCCAAGAGTTGCTTATTGTTGAAGCATTTCATGAAGAGGGTCCATTTCAAATTCAGACATGAATTACTTTTAAGAAATAATGTGACACAAAATTCTTTTAGACAAACATTTTAAGTTAAtaatttttaaagtgattttaatGTGTGTATGTTTTTTCAAGTATctttgtactgtaatataatgaAACACAATGTCATAACTATTAAGAGTTCAACAGTATAGTTTATGTAAATTGGATAAGGTCCTCAGACCAGTATTTGTTTAGGATTGAATAAGACTGATGCCCAGTAAAAgaggggtgaaacatgtaccttaaaatttggtagtttctatgttcatttaaccacaaaacagtggattgtattgaataggtggtgtaataaaatactccttgtgtaaacttagtggTAAAGccattttcaatacggaacaatgactagaataatggtttgtaagtggtatgttccgaggtgtcgatggagagatggcgtggaatgacattagtagatgaataagtttgagtggtgtctttaaaagtagaaagatcacaatatcaaagtaaggttggaattcaacaggacaaattgggcagatatttgtttataggaaggggagttaaagataggaataacttactaagggagatgttcagtaaatttccaatttctttgaaatcatttaagaaaacaacagattaggaatctgccacctgagcgactgccctaaatgcagatcaaaagTGACTGAAGTTAAAAAAAAGTACATTTGAAAATTATCCCAGAGTCCAGGGCTGCTTCTTCTGCCATCTCCATGTACCAAAGTCCAACTCCTCTGCCGTAGATTCatttgaggtcttcactcataaccctgagctaggaccattaccagatgctacacaccgggtcagtgtgctctgggacttgcACATGCAGGGGCACCGCTCCCTGGGTATGacggccttcttcttcttcttcttcttcttcttcttcttcttcttcttgaataaATGGTTGACATGCTGGCCTATGGTCCAAGGAGCCACATGTTAGATTACAGACTGAGTCTGGAATTTTAATCTTCAATGGTCAATTATTTGCGCACGGGGACTGGGCGTGTGCTGTTTTCCCCAcacccagacgtgcaggtcgctcATCGGCGTCAAATATAAATACCTGCACTAGGCTTTTCCAGAGGACCCATAACATTTATTATCTATACCTATCAATGACAATGTCCTGACTGTTCGTCAATCTAAGTTGAGATAAGGACTTTTGTGTcgcataaagaaatgacatttttgggatacattcatattgcAGTACAGGTGTTCATTAAGGAAAGGTTTGAAAAATGTCCACCCCTAAGGGGATGAAATCGGGGTAAAAccttgaaaacaaaaatattaattcctCCAAAATTGTTTGCCGAATAAGACTATTTTATAAAAAAATTAGTCCCTAAGGGGTTAAATGGGGTTTAATATGgaaacaaatacagtacaaatttctctgaaaccatttgacatAAGATGTTTGAAAATTCACCTCTAtgagattaaaaaaagaaaaatgaaatagtcTCAAAAAATACTCCGCTAACGGGGTTCATTTACAGGGTGAGGCCTGACGACAAAAATACTACcttctttcaaatcattaaacatacaaggttgaaatttcacatgatggttgctcctgtacaacttagattttaaataagaattgTTCTTAAATAGGTTTTGACCAGGAGGGTGAAGCATTTCATATTTCTGTAACTATTTGACATATGCAGTTGAAATTTCTAACGATGGTTACTCCTATATGTCTTACTGTTAGACATATGAAGTGAACATTTCACACGTTGATCACTTCTAAGTCCTAGATGTTAAAAAAGATGGGGTGTTTAAACTTTCCAATTCTATGTGGTTCAAATTAAAGTTATATCCAAATTAATAATTGCTCCAAAAACTTTTTATGTACCAACCTAAAGTGTATTTTACAGACTTACTCGACGGTGGATTCTACAACATTTAAAACATTGAAAGATGACTTTCACTGTAAAACCTTAGcaaagcacgggtattttgctagtgtGAAATATTGGAATGTCTATTAATCTTGATGTATGGTTTTATTACAGTATTGCTGGACACAGGGTAGCAAGACATGATAGTGCCATGTATTGTGCTACCAAGCACGCTGTGATGGCTCTCACAGAAGGACTGAGGAAGGACTTCGTGGAACACAAGAGTAACATGAAGGTCACGGTAAATGTCATGTTCATTCTGTAGTAAATTGGTTTACTGCACAAAGAAAGAAATTCATATTCCACATCATTTCAATCAATTACTTTGTTATTTTGCACTTTGCAAAAAAACATTAGTGGATGCTTTTACCTTCCCACTCTTCCAAagtcttccttgcctatcatttTTTAGCATTAGTGATGATTCCCGTTGTCCATTACTTCATCCAGGCTGCATTAATTCTCGTATTCACATtcatgttacatgtgataaatagcTCTCATGAAATAAAACTTGGATATTTCCTACATTTGGTCTGTCTTGAAATGTATTTACATTGTATGACACATTAGTTTCTATTTGTTATTTCAGTGCGTGAGCCCAGGTGTTGTGAAGACTGAATTTTTCAAGAATCTCCCAAAGTTCAAGGATGAATTTTCAAAGTTGCCTGGATTGAACTCTGAAGACGTTGCTGATGCTGTACTTTATGCTATTGGAACACCACCACATGTGCAGGTAATTACTAATGTTTTAACTTCCTAAATAACGAAGCGAtatggccatgcagttagggtcgcatatCTGAGAGCCAGCATTCTGGGTTTGAATCCtgctgctggcagccctgaaagtggttttagATTGTTCCTAATTTTCACACTGGACAAATGCTGGTGGCCACAGCCACTATCTCaccattcctagcctttttttcATCTTGGTATTGCCAAATCACAGGATGTGAATTCTTAAATCTGTCACAATCATAATTTGATGTTTCCACTTCTCTGTATCATCTTGTCACAAACACAGAGTTAATATAGCAAGAGTAAGGATGCACTATAAAGGAAGAGAAATTCCAAGGCATTCCTGGGGATCAGGATGGTGCTCTAAATGCAAAACTTCCCTGGAGTAAGCTAGGACGATTCAGGACATGTGCATGTACATAGGTATATTTGTTCCTCTACCGAAGTGGAAGCTGGTTAgagtgtgtatgtttagtcctcagcccgaaggctggttggatcctcaacagttccgccatcagctgtcgtagatggcctaggcatcactgaagaggcgtactagggaaatgaggagtgaggtagtttcccgttgcttttctcaccgagccagaagttgctattacgcatcagtctgccaagcccactgaaatgcatgcaccaactggccctatgagcaatattttcacaccattcatagcagggactagctgcagaaggaatggcattactagcattactcatacctcagtcactttcattttgtcaaagctaaggataaagctgagacagatcaatgaaagtaacaaaattgctctagcccataccagaagacatagtgcactgtaaacactaggtcctgccagcaaaggcacctggTTAGAGTATGTCTGAAAATTTTCCTGTTGAAGTCCATGTGGATCAGGGATTGCCACATAGTCAAATTCTGTTCAACATTGTTATTAACTCCTTGACATAGCAACTGTTGCTAGATCTGCCATAGACAGTTATATGTGAATAATACCATTCTGGTCGATGAAGCGCGAACTTGGGAAAGTCAAGGTGCTCGGTCTGCATTTGTCTTCTTAGGCAGTGAACCactaatttattaattacatattcatttatttAAACACCTTTTAAATATGTGGTTCCAGCTTGTCAATACTATTGACAGTCTATTATGTTACTAATggccgtacatgtttcgagaagtTAGAAGGTTCCCTTCTTAAGCAACATAATAATCGCCAATATACTCTTTGGCCTTATTACATCATAAAATCACAATTCTTCATTTATGCTCAACACGTTAAGATAATTATAAACACTTATAATAAATGTCAAACTGTTCTTGATTAActgattttagaaaaatattaattatatcACCTATGTAATATAAACATCTAATTCTAATCTCagaatattgttacaaaaccaaactcataataaaaatctgaatctgtataaaaattcaaaattaatGCATCAGAAGATAAGTATTAGCAGTTCCTACTGTTGACTCTCTCAATCATTAATTACTTCATGGCTCTTTGCAATCTTTCCCTGATTCTAAAACACACACAGAATGGACCAAACTTAATTCcagtattaaaataaagaaataaatatgctaactggattaaaggccggccccatggtgtaggggtagcgtacctgcctcttacccggaggtcccgggttcgattcccggccaggtcagggatttttacctggacctgagggctggttcgaggtccactcagcctacgtgattagaattgaggagttatctgacggtgagatagcggccccggtctcgaaagccaagaataacggcctagaggattcgtcgtgctggccacacgacacctcgtaatctgcaggccttcgggttgagcagcggtcacttggtaggccaaggcccttcaagggctgtagtgccatggggggggtaactggattaaagccacttatacaTGTTTACCAAAACAGAGTtttctgccaaattacattggccttcatcagggcatgtgaaggtctgcctcAGACATTGAGCAAAGTAATTTTTCGAAGGAACGCAGAAGTCACGACCACACAATCCACggcccccactaactggactctgGGATCGTCGCGCTCCGCCCTCTGTAGACAGTTTTTGAGTGCGTTGCgttgtgctgtgccatggtggtgttatgcatgtgtTTCTGGAGTGCAGGTCTCCATTAATTTGATAACTTGAAGCGGTCTCCCCTGTtggttatttgggcgcagctctctCTATGGCTTCTCTTTCGAGTCAAGCATAGACTCGATGCGCGATGACCTTTGCCTGGTCAAAGAGGCtgtcatggtctgtactgtagaaatgttctgctatggcagactggcttatagcattttcTGTGGAGGATGAGAGTGATATTCTTGACTGACCTGaggtgttctttcaccctggtgttttatgagcaaccacaaccacatggaacttcatacacgcctggtgcttcaagatgtggtttttctttggcTGGTCGAAACGGGGGATTTGAGCTTCCGATCTGCGGTGAAAACTCGTTCAAAGAAACTGTCGACAGAAAGTGGTGAATCAGTAACtttcctcccaaccaccacagcacagcgcgactaTCCCAGAGTCCAGTTTGGGagggccgtggatagtatggtagtgacttccatgttccttcgaaGAATATCTTggctcactgtcggcagaccctCAAATGCCCTGACAAAGGCGAATGCAGTTTGGCGTAAAACTTGACTTTGTTAAATATATATGTGGCcttaatccagttagcatatttaatttttaatacaatgagctacaaaaactgttaaaatattcaaaattcaAATGCTGTTAGAAACTTGCTATTGTATCTTGGCTCTGTTATTAcctcctctgccataatgaaagaTATCAAGCACCACATCATTGTCGGCTGGATGCCAATCAGTCTTGTGACAAATGTGTACCATTAAGGCTTAAAGGAAAGTCTAAAATATGGCTGCCATATCTGCCCTTATGAATGGGCAAGGCAGAATCAGCATGATCAGCAAATTCACCATACCTAGAAATGTattgacactggattgtatgttgaGAGAGCCAACGAATAGTGGCGTACAGTGGGGATGAAATAATTGTTTGGAAGAACTGGATGATGTGGATGATCTGTTGTCTTGCAGAATGTTTTTTGGGATATGGAAGTCAAACTGAACGACTTAAAAATAGAatctaaagaagtaggcttaaagataaaTAACAAAAAGGCTAAGAAAATGCAtgtaaaccatcgtaacaattctaGCTTGACTCCAGATGGAATGGATacagaaagggtagaggaattttgctacttaggaaatTAACACAGTGCCAGATGATGCTTGACTGATACAACCAGTCAACCCTGTGGTAGGGGCATGAACAGCAATTATTGGTGGGATTGCCAGGTGATGAGAACTTCATCTGGCATTTAGAGTATAATTATATGGTTGTGTGTTGACATTGTGCAGGCAGTTGtttatatttgaaaataatttggtaCTATTGTAAGGTGAAATGGACACAGTGGGGACGTGTATGTTTGTTACTGTAATTTTGGACACTGGTGTATAATACATTCGTATTCTTGTTCCTATCTTTCTACATTTAATTTTGttaatgaaatttattttttataaaatttattagttttcttcattttgtttcctaTGATTTCAGATTCATGAGATTATAATCAAGCCCGTTggagaacaattttgaaaattgaATGAGCAATTCTTCAAAACTACAGTATATGTAATGCCAAATAACCTCTACAGAACTTGTAGGGACATTAATGTAATTTCTAAGTAGCAGGAACTTTTAATGGAAAGCACTGCTAATTCTACATATTGGAGAGTCTGATAGAGAATTTTCATTGGAGGTGTGCAAATTGGACACATATTCTTGaaattatatgtatttaaaaataaaagaaatgtttcattttgtattgaaaatttacaaTAAATATTTGCTTATCAAGTCTAATTGGATCTGGTTTTTCTTTTA
This DNA window, taken from Anabrus simplex isolate iqAnaSimp1 chromosome X, ASM4041472v1, whole genome shotgun sequence, encodes the following:
- the LOC136885929 gene encoding farnesol dehydrogenase isoform X2, with translation MERWSGRVALVTGASAGIGAAVAYQLQDHGVNVVAVARRVEKIEEAVTSARNEAKSRGRYHETKATPGKLYPKKCDVAKEEDILDLFKWIKETLGGVDILVNNAGVGRDTGITGAPTEDWKVMLDVNVLGLSICTREAVQNMRSRGVDDGHIVHISSIAGHRVARHDSAMYCATKHAVMALTEGLRKDFVEHKSNMKVTCVSPGVVKTEFFKNLPKFKDEFSKLPGLNSEDVADAVLYAIGTPPHVQIHEIIIKPVGEQF
- the LOC136885929 gene encoding dehydrogenase/reductase SDR family member 11 isoform X1, with the translated sequence MCEINNIVEVQGSFERAIVNRIRHFTNEEFRLLVRVHTRILLRRESPNFHLLFIHKFSFFSCNVMLAELRELMDDHGSDCDIFGAPTEDWKVMLDVNVLGLSICTREAVQNMRSRGVDDGHIVHISSIAGHRVARHDSAMYCATKHAVMALTEGLRKDFVEHKSNMKVTCVSPGVVKTEFFKNLPKFKDEFSKLPGLNSEDVADAVLYAIGTPPHVQIHEIIIKPVGEQF